In Candidatus Afararchaeum irisae, a single window of DNA contains:
- a CDS encoding cation-translocating P-type ATPase has translation MTDDETEGEFCCRGCLEVYKALGDVDPDEASEELVDDEPDGIEGAETEFLSVEGMHCSACEAFIESNAVEKEGVKTAEASYATDMVKMSYDPDEVTPDDLPGAITGMGYTARRQDEEVREDERTTLLGRLLVGGFFGMLVMMSYVLFLYPKYLGLDSLLLESLDTSAGTYLLGNLWVMTSVVLFYTGFPILRGAYVSLKAGQPNMDLLVALAAVNAYVFSSIRLLLGGTDLYFDISVTITLAVMVGNYYEDTVKKRAVEGLSDLTSIQVNEATLRRDGDQEKVNVDELEPGDQVVVKPGERIPVDGVVSEGVAAVDESLITGESVPVTKSVGDEVVGGAVVTDASLVVEVGDDVTSTLDRLVNLLWDIQSSRTGVQRLADKIAAVFVPLVVTIAVVVFVANIVMRSAPTSAFLTSLAVLVVSCPCALGLATPLAVASGVRESLDKGIVIADGSVFEDADEADVVAFDKTGTLTTGEMTVADVHADSPDEVAERASSVEQFSEHPIAEAVTEHSKPKRDVEADSFERHPGEGVSGVVDTERVAAGSQDLFGSLGWEIRDEDNSRADEVESNGNVAVFVGWDGESKGVIEIGDSLRDGWKDVLSDLSESHEIVVITGDSSGDRLRRHGFIDEVFAGVPPEAKVETVERLDGTSVMVGDGTNDAPALATADLGIGMGGGTAAATDAADAVVTTDSLEDLTSIFRITRSTRSRIRQNLGWAFLYNIIAIPVAALGYINPLFAALAMAASSIIVVVNSSRSMD, from the coding sequence GTGACCGACGACGAGACGGAGGGCGAGTTCTGCTGCCGCGGCTGTCTCGAAGTCTACAAGGCTCTCGGAGACGTCGACCCCGACGAGGCGAGCGAAGAGCTAGTCGACGACGAGCCTGACGGTATCGAAGGAGCCGAGACCGAGTTCCTCTCTGTCGAGGGCATGCACTGTTCGGCGTGTGAGGCGTTCATAGAGTCGAACGCGGTCGAGAAGGAGGGAGTCAAGACAGCCGAGGCGAGCTACGCCACCGACATGGTGAAGATGAGCTACGACCCCGACGAGGTCACTCCCGACGATCTCCCCGGAGCCATAACCGGGATGGGGTACACGGCTCGGAGACAGGACGAGGAGGTCAGGGAAGACGAGAGGACGACACTCCTGGGACGTCTCTTGGTCGGAGGCTTCTTCGGAATGCTCGTGATGATGAGCTACGTCCTCTTCCTCTACCCCAAGTACCTCGGTCTCGACTCCCTCCTCTTGGAGAGCTTAGACACTAGCGCGGGAACCTACTTACTCGGGAATCTCTGGGTGATGACCTCGGTCGTCCTCTTCTACACGGGATTCCCGATACTCAGAGGGGCATACGTCAGCCTCAAGGCGGGACAGCCCAACATGGATCTCTTAGTCGCTCTCGCAGCCGTGAACGCTTACGTCTTCAGCAGTATCCGTCTCCTCTTAGGCGGCACAGACCTCTACTTCGACATCTCGGTTACTATCACACTCGCCGTAATGGTAGGCAACTACTACGAGGACACTGTGAAGAAGAGAGCGGTCGAGGGTCTCTCGGATCTCACCTCGATACAGGTCAACGAGGCGACTCTGAGGAGAGACGGCGACCAGGAGAAAGTAAACGTCGACGAACTCGAACCCGGCGACCAAGTCGTCGTCAAGCCGGGAGAGAGAATACCCGTCGACGGGGTCGTCTCCGAGGGGGTCGCGGCGGTAGACGAGTCGCTCATCACGGGGGAGTCGGTTCCCGTCACGAAGTCGGTGGGTGACGAGGTCGTCGGAGGTGCCGTAGTGACAGACGCAAGCCTCGTAGTCGAGGTCGGAGACGATGTCACGAGCACACTCGACAGACTCGTCAACCTACTCTGGGACATACAGTCGTCACGCACAGGCGTCCAGAGGCTCGCCGACAAGATAGCCGCCGTCTTCGTGCCTCTCGTCGTGACTATAGCCGTCGTCGTCTTCGTAGCCAACATCGTGATGAGATCGGCTCCGACCTCCGCCTTCCTGACGTCTCTCGCAGTACTCGTCGTCTCTTGTCCGTGTGCACTCGGTCTCGCCACGCCGCTCGCGGTCGCGTCGGGAGTACGTGAGTCACTCGACAAGGGAATAGTGATAGCAGACGGCTCCGTCTTCGAGGACGCGGACGAGGCGGACGTCGTAGCCTTCGACAAGACGGGTACTCTCACGACGGGAGAGATGACTGTCGCCGACGTCCACGCCGACAGCCCCGACGAGGTAGCCGAGAGGGCGTCGAGTGTAGAACAGTTCTCCGAACATCCGATAGCCGAGGCGGTCACCGAACACAGTAAGCCGAAGAGAGACGTCGAGGCGGACTCCTTCGAGCGTCACCCGGGCGAGGGGGTCAGCGGTGTCGTCGACACGGAGAGGGTCGCGGCGGGAAGCCAGGACCTCTTCGGAAGCCTCGGCTGGGAGATAAGGGACGAGGATAACAGCCGCGCCGACGAGGTCGAGAGTAACGGAAACGTCGCCGTATTCGTGGGATGGGACGGCGAGTCGAAGGGCGTCATAGAGATCGGAGACAGCCTCAGAGACGGCTGGAAGGACGTCCTCTCAGATCTGTCGGAGAGCCACGAGATAGTCGTCATAACCGGCGACTCGTCGGGCGACCGTCTGAGGAGACACGGCTTCATAGACGAGGTCTTCGCGGGAGTACCGCCGGAGGCTAAGGTCGAGACTGTCGAGAGACTCGACGGAACGAGCGTGATGGTCGGCGACGGAACCAACGACGCTCCCGCTCTCGCCACAGCCGACCTCGGAATAGGAATGGGAGGCGGAACCGCCGCGGCGACAGACGCAGCCGACGCCGTCGTGACGACTGACAGTCTCGAAGACCTCACGAGCATCTTCAGGATAACACGTTCGACACGGTCGAGGATAAGACAGAACCTGGGGTGGGCGTTCCTCTACAACATCATAGCCATACCCGTCGCCGCGCTCGGCTACATAAATCCGCTGTTCGCCGCGCTCGCTATGGCTGCTAGTTCGATAATAGTCGTGGTAAACTCGTCACGTTCGATGGACTGA
- a CDS encoding MBL fold metallo-hydrolase: MRVVNIAEDAEVFTSNAYLVLGDSSTDLVDVGSFPGATEKIREYADDIDSVYLTHGHSDHVGNLAEVREEFDADLYAYDYSGAEEVEDCDEVEIGDESFEVVYTPGHADDHVTFVGEETVFSGDVFVYNDGAYDDGSFGRTDMAGQSRETLIESLRRVIDRLPETAESLYPGHGDEFHGDISEVVERALERAERREPKY; this comes from the coding sequence ATGCGCGTGGTAAATATAGCCGAGGACGCTGAGGTGTTCACCTCGAACGCCTACCTCGTACTCGGTGACAGTAGTACCGACCTCGTAGACGTGGGCTCGTTTCCGGGAGCGACTGAGAAGATACGCGAGTACGCTGACGACATTGACTCCGTCTACCTCACACACGGACACTCCGACCATGTCGGTAACCTCGCCGAGGTAAGAGAGGAGTTCGACGCCGATCTCTACGCCTACGACTACTCGGGAGCCGAGGAAGTCGAAGACTGTGACGAGGTCGAGATAGGCGACGAGAGCTTCGAGGTCGTCTACACACCGGGGCACGCAGATGACCACGTGACTTTCGTGGGTGAGGAGACTGTCTTCAGCGGTGACGTCTTCGTCTACAACGACGGCGCGTACGACGACGGAAGCTTCGGCAGAACCGACATGGCGGGTCAGTCACGTGAGACTCTGATCGAGAGCCTGAGACGTGTGATCGACCGTCTTCCCGAGACCGCCGAAAGCCTCTATCCGGGACACGGCGACGAGTTCCACGGCGACATAAGTGAGGTAGTCGAGAGGGCACTCGAAAGAGCCGAGCGACGTGAGCCTAAGTACTAA
- a CDS encoding M20/M25/M40 family metallo-hydrolase — MDEVERLTRRLVTVGVGDDCGEEETGDLVESWLRRETDAEVERDAVGNVIARKGEGSPSLGLVGHHDVVPPDESQVEDGSFVVDKRDGRLYGRGTADMKGSLAAAMLGFGDADPSSEVLLCSFVGEEKGGIGARHAVENGVSPDRAVVVEGSTGYSSSGVVDVGVAHRGRREWELTARGESGHASQPDEAVNAVYEALAGVEEVRNYGFETVEIAGEKVSGTAAVTRIESNVDGASNVIPETCRFTVDERTVPTAEGLEPVSGLESDLVSEVPPMECDDDDFVSSVLEAVSDSDETDRDPDAVVKPHATDAGWLSRAGTDCVVCGAAERGEAHTSDESVSLDLLRRCRRIYRRLIST; from the coding sequence ATGGACGAGGTCGAGAGACTCACGAGACGTCTCGTTACCGTCGGTGTTGGAGACGACTGCGGCGAGGAAGAGACGGGCGACTTAGTCGAGTCGTGGCTCAGACGTGAGACAGACGCCGAAGTAGAACGTGACGCAGTCGGAAACGTCATAGCTCGGAAGGGAGAGGGAAGTCCGTCCCTCGGACTCGTCGGACACCATGACGTCGTGCCCCCTGACGAGAGTCAGGTCGAGGACGGAAGCTTCGTCGTCGATAAGAGAGACGGAAGACTCTACGGCAGGGGGACTGCCGACATGAAGGGATCGCTCGCCGCCGCGATGCTCGGATTCGGTGACGCCGATCCGTCCTCCGAGGTTCTCCTGTGTAGCTTCGTCGGAGAGGAGAAAGGCGGCATAGGCGCGAGACACGCAGTAGAGAACGGAGTCTCACCCGACCGCGCTGTCGTCGTCGAGGGCTCGACGGGCTACTCGTCGTCCGGGGTCGTCGACGTCGGAGTCGCCCACAGGGGAAGACGTGAGTGGGAGCTGACTGCGAGAGGAGAGTCGGGACACGCTAGCCAGCCCGACGAGGCTGTCAACGCTGTCTACGAGGCTCTCGCCGGCGTCGAGGAGGTAAGGAACTACGGCTTCGAGACTGTCGAGATCGCGGGTGAGAAGGTATCCGGAACTGCCGCAGTGACACGTATCGAGTCGAACGTTGACGGCGCGTCGAACGTCATACCTGAGACATGTAGGTTCACGGTCGACGAGAGAACCGTGCCGACTGCCGAGGGTCTGGAACCCGTCTCGGGGCTGGAGTCGGACCTCGTCTCGGAGGTTCCACCGATGGAGTGTGACGACGACGACTTCGTCTCGTCGGTTCTCGAAGCAGTCTCCGACTCAGATGAGACGGATCGAGATCCAGACGCAGTCGTCAAGCCCCACGCCACAGACGCAGGCTGGCTATCACGCGCTGGCACAGACTGTGTAGTCTGTGGCGCGGCGGAGAGGGGCGAGGCACACACCTCAGACGAGAGCGTAAGTCTCGATCTCCTGAGAAGATGCCGAAGAATCTACCGTCGGCTCATTAGTACTTAG
- a CDS encoding sulfite exporter TauE/SafE family protein — MLGLTIGSDGVGLALFFLIGLLGGAHCLGMCGPLVMLYSSRIDEKKSHDALTFYEIRQHALFNLGRTVSYALIGAAMGVLGTVFFSFGEIADIGEWFQAATGVGIGVLIAVSGVSYVVGGSGGSFDVTSTTGGVIGRALGALKERIDERVQGPGILVLGMLHGLLPCPIIYPAYFYAFGTGSPVEGFVYLAVLGLGTFPTLFVYGTFFQSLGAERRASLHRVLGVVFIVLGYMTFSMGLSAIGISLPSVMPPFYQPLQRFRKLCEPILN; from the coding sequence ATGCTAGGACTCACAATAGGGTCTGACGGCGTCGGCTTAGCGCTCTTCTTTCTCATAGGACTCCTGGGTGGTGCACACTGTCTAGGTATGTGTGGACCCCTCGTGATGCTGTACTCGTCGAGGATAGACGAGAAGAAGAGCCACGACGCTCTGACCTTCTACGAGATACGTCAGCACGCTCTGTTTAACCTCGGACGTACGGTTAGCTACGCCCTTATCGGTGCGGCGATGGGTGTTCTCGGCACCGTTTTCTTCTCGTTCGGCGAGATAGCCGACATAGGCGAGTGGTTTCAGGCAGCGACGGGTGTCGGAATAGGAGTTCTGATCGCAGTCTCAGGTGTGAGCTACGTCGTAGGAGGGTCGGGAGGAAGCTTCGACGTGACATCGACTACCGGAGGCGTCATAGGACGCGCACTCGGGGCTCTCAAGGAACGTATAGACGAGAGGGTACAGGGACCCGGCATACTCGTCTTAGGTATGTTACACGGTCTGCTTCCGTGTCCCATAATCTATCCCGCCTACTTCTACGCATTCGGAACGGGATCACCCGTCGAGGGCTTCGTATACCTCGCTGTTCTCGGACTCGGAACATTCCCGACACTCTTCGTCTACGGAACCTTCTTCCAGTCGCTCGGTGCCGAGAGACGCGCGAGCCTCCACAGGGTTCTCGGCGTCGTCTTCATAGTACTCGGATACATGACCTTCTCGATGGGTCTGAGCGCGATAGGTATCAGCCTCCCGAGCGTGATGCCGCCGTTCTATCAGCCTCTCCAGAGGTTCAGAAAGCTGTGTGAGCCGATTCTAAACTAA
- a CDS encoding cytochrome c oxidase subunit II, which translates to MDIHKYEKIWLAVALVFIVGLVATVTYGALGPGIKMVSDNGGTISPANVTQSERFSAQGRGVHKVGPNHYEVNVLARQFLFMPGTTQPITVPTDSKITFYYTSADVIHGFEIVGTNVNTMVIPGQVGKMTTRFEEPGEYGIICNEYCGSGHHTMEGKLNVVPKSEFNASEV; encoded by the coding sequence ATGGATATACACAAGTATGAGAAAATATGGCTCGCGGTCGCACTCGTCTTCATAGTCGGTCTCGTAGCCACCGTTACGTACGGCGCGCTCGGTCCGGGTATCAAGATGGTGAGTGACAACGGAGGAACCATCAGTCCCGCGAATGTCACACAGAGTGAGAGGTTCTCGGCACAGGGACGCGGTGTACATAAGGTGGGACCTAACCACTACGAGGTCAACGTCCTCGCGAGACAGTTCCTCTTTATGCCGGGTACGACACAGCCCATAACAGTACCGACCGACTCGAAGATTACGTTCTACTACACGAGCGCCGACGTCATACACGGCTTCGAGATAGTCGGAACTAACGTTAACACGATGGTAATACCCGGACAGGTAGGAAAGATGACGACAAGGTTCGAAGAGCCTGGAGAGTATGGCATAATATGTAACGAGTACTGCGGCTCGGGACACCACACGATGGAGGGTAAGCTAAACGTGGTTCCCAAGTCGGAGTTCAACGCATCGGAGGTATAA
- a CDS encoding helix-turn-helix domain-containing protein, protein MPNYSRTGAGVQDVLDVLTDPDCREILSVIRETTDGGATPSSLTAGEISDESGIPLSTTYRKLDRLVEASVVEVEIDVRSDARNTREYHTDFEGVCVEIDADSDYVFETRLVHSRD, encoded by the coding sequence ATGCCCAACTACAGCCGTACAGGCGCAGGCGTTCAGGACGTCCTCGATGTTCTTACCGACCCCGACTGCCGTGAGATACTCTCGGTCATACGTGAGACTACCGACGGAGGAGCCACGCCGTCGAGTCTCACAGCGGGTGAGATCTCCGACGAGTCGGGAATACCTCTTTCGACGACCTACCGTAAGCTCGACCGTCTAGTCGAAGCATCCGTCGTCGAGGTCGAGATAGACGTCAGGTCTGACGCCAGAAATACACGTGAGTACCACACCGACTTCGAGGGAGTCTGTGTCGAGATAGACGCCGACTCCGACTACGTCTTCGAGACGCGTCTGGTTCACAGCCGCGACTGA
- a CDS encoding DUF402 domain-containing protein, translating to MKRVRVRGIYATALTKLFLDEGHEVVDVSEAIDGRFDADFDDARPDVSVETTYDSQGLRLSGDGADEVADTVSEIGEDVFVWEGAESETEIHNAEVVRTRRSGAVVSLHGGEGFLPYSNSDEHIDVGDRIRVTVVDPEPPWSRRRTEVSAGIDVEAENGILTVSRDGSTEYEGLTRRETNEVSRTAEMVAASPPEGWGMSWKSEAAEAGIEEIRNSIRRCSETAEEIESAVSEAPKPENASPLEIYASDSETVWIWLGRDARFELDAVRHEVTTTTKGHHRIKAGSRDASTAVDFFEAVHGRHDEFPFEGIVKAFGPTEGDEVNIVHGKPDGRRIELGDAEVVSVEYEDESIVVERRMSARGDYDELDVEKEEGDVAVTRFTEGSPYYTTVYRDEDGDEKGTYVNISTEVEVFPDRVRYVDLHVDVVRRNDGTVETVDEPLLRESVEEGHVSEELAETAVEVAEEVEEKIKDGEEAIL from the coding sequence ATGAAGAGAGTCCGAGTAAGAGGCATATACGCGACGGCACTTACGAAGCTGTTTCTCGACGAGGGACACGAGGTAGTAGACGTCTCGGAGGCGATAGACGGGAGGTTCGACGCCGACTTCGACGACGCGCGACCCGACGTCTCGGTCGAGACTACCTACGACTCACAGGGTCTGAGGCTGTCGGGAGACGGTGCCGACGAGGTAGCCGACACCGTCTCAGAGATTGGTGAAGACGTCTTCGTCTGGGAAGGAGCCGAGTCGGAGACAGAGATACACAACGCCGAGGTCGTGAGGACACGGAGAAGCGGTGCTGTAGTCTCATTACACGGAGGGGAGGGCTTTCTACCTTACTCGAACTCCGACGAACACATAGACGTGGGCGACAGGATAAGGGTAACTGTAGTCGACCCCGAGCCGCCGTGGTCACGCAGAAGGACCGAGGTCTCTGCGGGTATAGACGTCGAGGCGGAGAACGGCATACTCACGGTTTCGAGGGATGGATCGACGGAGTACGAGGGTCTCACAAGACGTGAGACCAACGAGGTTTCGAGGACGGCGGAGATGGTGGCTGCGTCACCTCCCGAAGGATGGGGAATGAGCTGGAAGTCGGAGGCGGCTGAGGCGGGGATAGAGGAGATACGCAACAGTATACGGAGATGCTCCGAGACGGCGGAGGAGATAGAGTCGGCAGTCTCGGAGGCTCCGAAGCCCGAGAACGCTTCGCCCCTTGAGATCTATGCCTCGGACTCCGAGACTGTCTGGATCTGGCTCGGACGTGACGCGCGTTTCGAACTCGACGCGGTTAGACACGAGGTCACGACGACCACCAAAGGACACCACAGGATAAAGGCAGGGTCGAGAGACGCGTCGACGGCGGTCGACTTCTTCGAGGCTGTTCACGGGAGACACGACGAGTTTCCGTTCGAGGGGATCGTCAAGGCGTTCGGACCCACAGAGGGCGACGAGGTCAACATCGTACACGGAAAGCCCGACGGCAGACGTATAGAGCTCGGAGACGCCGAGGTGGTATCCGTCGAATACGAGGATGAGTCCATCGTAGTCGAGAGACGGATGTCGGCAAGGGGAGACTACGACGAGCTTGACGTCGAGAAAGAGGAGGGAGACGTCGCAGTCACACGGTTCACCGAGGGAAGTCCCTACTATACGACCGTCTACAGAGACGAAGACGGCGACGAGAAGGGAACCTACGTCAATATCTCCACGGAGGTCGAGGTCTTCCCCGACAGGGTTAGATACGTCGATCTCCACGTCGACGTCGTGAGACGTAACGACGGGACGGTCGAGACAGTCGACGAGCCTCTTCTGCGCGAGTCGGTCGAGGAGGGACACGTCTCGGAGGAGTTAGCCGAGACAGCAGTCGAGGTCGCCGAGGAAGTAGAAGAGAAGATCAAAGACGGTGAAGAAGCCATACTGTAG